CCAGCTTTTGCTCTGGTCATTGCATCTAATTCTTTCCTTGTCAACATTCTCTACGACAATAATATCTTTGATCTTACACTCATATCCAAGACGACCGAATTGGTACACTGGTCACATAACGAGACCACCATGACTGTCGACACCGCCTCCAGTGCCGCGTCTGAGTCTTTGGCTGAACCCAAAAATGACAATGAAGTAGAGATAAGCCCAGATGCGAAGAAAATTGCTTTGGGTAATCACGATAATATGGCAGATATTGAGGCTGCAGTGAACGCAAAGGACAACCAATTGTCCGGCTTCAAATGGTTTCTTGTCTGTGCTTGCGTTTATGTCTCGGACTTTGTCTACGGCCTCGACACTACCATCGCAGCCGACATTCAAGGCGCAGTAACTCAAACTTTTGGAACTGTCGATCAGCTTGCTTGGCTCGGCGCCGGATTCGCCCTCGGTTCCACTGCCGTCATTCTTCCTGGCGGTGCCTTATTCAACTCATTCGACCAAAAGTGGTTATATATCGCCGGTGTAATGCTTTTTGAAGTGGGCTCTGCATTGTGCGGCGCTGCACCAAACATGAATGCTCTCATTGTTGGCCGTGTTATAGCTGGCGCGGGAGGAACAGGCATATACCTTGGAACCCtcaacttcttctcatctcattTAGTATCGCCTGAGCAACGTGGAGCTTACATCTCCGGCATCTCGATTGTCTGGGGCCTCGGCGCTGTACTTGGTCCCGCTATCGGCGGCGCTTTCAGTATTAGCAAAGCaacttggagatggagtttTTACATCAATTTAGTCCTTGGTGCAATCGCTGCCCCGATTTGGATATTTCTGCTGCCATCTGTACATCCCACTAACGGGATCTCCATCAAACAGCGCCTGCTTAGGTTGGACTTCCTCGGCTTCTTACTGAGCGCCGGTGCTTGGACCATCTTCGCAGTTGTCTTCATTGCTGCTGGCAATAGCTGGGAGTGGCAGGATAAACGAACGATTGCACTCTTGGTTGTGTGCGGCGTCCTAACGTTAGCATATATTTTCCAACAGTATTCTTGCTTTCTAACGACGCCTGCGACACGATCGTTCCCTGGTCACTTATTGCGCTACAAATCTCATATTCTTCTGGGGACAAGCACGGCATGTGCTATTTCGAGCCTCTATGTCCCGGTGTATTACATTCCCGTCTACTTCCAGTTCGTGGAATCCGATTCGCCGTTGAAAGCTGCCGTCCGAATTCTACCCCTTGTTCtcgttgccgttgctgtcAGCTTTTCAAGTGGCAGTCTTCTCGCGAAAGTCAAGTTTTATAAGCCACACTATCTTGTCTCTGGCGTTTTGATCACTCTAGGTAGTGCGCTGTTTTACGTCTACATCGATCCATCCACATCACCAGGTGTTATATACGTCATCAGTGTCGTGATGGCTCTAGGAATTGGTCTCACTTGGCAAATCGGATACACCGTTGCTACTCTCAAGGTATCGCCTGAAGATATTGGGAATGCCATCAGCCTCCAGAACTTGGCCCAAATCGGTGGAACTACAGTCGCCTTGGTCATTGCGGGACAGGTTTTCCAAACCGCTGCTTTCTCCAATTTGAGCAAAGCGCTCAGCGGCCAGGGATACAGTGCTGCGGAAATTCATGACGCGGTGGCAGGAGCACAGAGCGCCTTACTAAGTCAATTGGAAGGTGAACTGAGAGACCATGCTTTGCTTGCTATCACAGACGCAATCCGGACCAGCTTCATTCCAGTTATCACGGCTGGCGCACTAATCTTAGTCGCGGGCGTGttcatggagatggaaaggcTTTTCAAATAATTATGCCGACCCTATGCCCCGATTTCACCAAATAGGGTCTAACATGGACGGCGATATCTCCATATATACAGTTCAAGTTCACACAGCTAGAAAATTTCAACCGAACCAGAGTTTTAGCTTTATGAACTATTCATTATATCAGTATTGAAAGAGACTATGGTTAGCGTAACTACATTCTTCCTGCACTGCTCTAGGCTTTAACAGACTGAAGTATCAActtcttattatatactatttGTAAATATGATGCACAGTTTTGAGGTCTTGGCATTTTAAGGTACACGTCTAGGGTAGCAATCCAAATAAATTACGCTCCAACATGGTGCCGTTCTAGAATGGGTTTTAAAATCCAGCGACGTGATTTGTGGAGGTACAGCGTTTGTATAGCTCTTGATTAACATTACACTGACGCTTGAAGAAACAAGCGATGGACACAGAAACCAATAGTCTCCGATAAAGAGAGAATCCATCGTTTTTGGTATTCCTGGCTACGGGCCGGTAATACATCCTGCCAAGGTTGATGGCACTATTATAGGTGCTCGGTAATATAATAGTCGAGAGTAGTGGGATCACTTATGGTCACAAAAGGAATGTTATTGCTACAGGTTGATGGTATAATAAACACTGAAGTTGTCAAAAGGAAAAATTCTAGAAGAATTTTGATGCTTATAACCTTGTATAAGCGTCACTTAATAGTTT
This portion of the Trichoderma atroviride chromosome 6, complete sequence genome encodes:
- a CDS encoding uncharacterized protein (EggNog:ENOG41~TransMembrane:12 (o97-119i126-146o152-173i185-211o217-236i257-277o289-310i330-349o369-390i397-415o421-439i537-555o)); translation: MTVDTASSAASESLAEPKNDNEVEISPDAKKIALGNHDNMADIEAAVNAKDNQLSGFKWFLVCACVYVSDFVYGLDTTIAADIQGAVTQTFGTVDQLAWLGAGFALGSTAVILPGGALFNSFDQKWLYIAGVMLFEVGSALCGAAPNMNALIVGRVIAGAGGTGIYLGTLNFFSSHLVSPEQRGAYISGISIVWGLGAVLGPAIGGAFSISKATWRWSFYINLVLGAIAAPIWIFLLPSVHPTNGISIKQRLLRLDFLGFLLSAGAWTIFAVVFIAAGNSWEWQDKRTIALLVVCGVLTLAYIFQQYSCFLTTPATRSFPGHLLRYKSHILLGTSTACAISSLYVPVYYIPVYFQFVESDSPLKAAVRILPLVLVAVAVSFSSGSLLAKVKFYKPHYLVSGVLITLGSALFYVYIDPSTSPGVIYVISVVMALGIGLTWQIGYTVATLKVSPEDIGNAISLQNLAQIGGTTVALVIAGQVFQTAAFSNLSKALSGQGYSAAEIHDAVAGAQSALLSQLEGELRDHALLAITDAIRTSFIPVITAGALILVAGVFMEMERLFK